Part of the Ignavibacteriota bacterium genome, GCACGTATCACGTCGCACGTATCACGTCGCACGTATCACGTCGCACGTATCACGTCGCACGTATCACGTCGCACGTATCACGTCGCACGTATCACGTCGCACGTATCACGTCGCACGTTCAACGTTCCACGATCCACGTAGCTACTTTCAACTTTGCTACGTTCGACGGAGCCCGAGCGCAGCGAAGGGCGACACAAAAGGAACGATCTCGGGATATCCGACCTAAACATAATCAGAATCCGCACCCTCGAAAAATCGCTTCGTGTACTGGATCCCATATTCTCGGAAGAGAAGCATCACTTCCTCCTCATACGACATTATTCGATGATGTTCTTTTTGATTGTGTATGTACCGACGAACATTGTTCACTCCAGACGCGCTTACCGAGAACCCTGCATATCCGATCTGCCATCGAAAATTCCGCACTCCTTGTTGCCGCATCCAGCGCGACGAGTTCGCCTTCACACGTCCTATAAGTTCGCCGATAAGAATTGTGGCGGGGAGAAGGAAAAGGACGTGGACATGGTCCTCCGTTCCACCGATATCGCATCCGTTCACACCGAGTTGACAGAATACGCCATTGAGATACGCATGAAGTTGTTCCACCTTTGATTCAGGAATCAAGTTTCCATGGCGTGCGATGTGAAAGGTTGCATGGACATAAAGCTTGACGAAGGAATGCGCCATAAAATCTCCCAGGAAAATCCTTGTCGAAATCAACCCCAAGGCATTATACGCGAGAGAGTGCGAAACGGTTCCCGATTCCGTTCGCGCAAGTGCGCAGAGCCCCTCTGTGTCGCCCTTCGCTGCGCTCGGGCTCCGTTGAAAGTAGCAATGTGGAAAGTAGACACGTTGGTCGTTAAACGTGTGACGTGTTACGTGTAACGACCGTTGTGCCGCCCTCCGCTGCGCTCCGGGCTCACGAAATCCGTTGGGCGCGCCTTCCCCCGGGCTGACGCCCGGGGCTGGCATGTGTCGCCCTCCG contains:
- a CDS encoding transposase, encoding MAHSFVKLYVHATFHIARHGNLIPESKVEQLHAYLNGVFCQLGVNGCDIGGTEDHVHVLFLLPATILIGELIGRVKANSSRWMRQQGVRNFRWQIGYAGFSVSASGVNNVRRYIHNQKEHHRIMSYEEEVMLLFREYGIQYTKRFFEGADSDYV